The DNA window gaaaaatatatatataactcaaatatatatataatatatatatatgtatatatatatatatatatatatatatatatatatatatatatatatatatatatatatatatatatatatatatatatatatatatatatatatatatatatatatacagtatatatatacacacacacaatatatatatatatatatatatatatatatatatatatatatatatatatatatatatatatatatatatatatatatatatatatatatatatatatatatatacaggcagtccctactTAAGCTGGAGATCCATTCCTACGGCTTGTTGAAGGTCGAAATTTGGCGTAAGCTGGAACAATAAGTAATTTGGCGTAACGTCGGGTTTTCGTGGACAGTAAATGATaacttttattttgagattacatataGTTGTAtaactaatacaattaaatttttataaacaattattacatttacaattaaattttattctactataaaataatacaaaggcactgaaaatGTTATTAATGCAAGTGCTCAAACTCCTGTCCATCACAATTTACACAACTTTGAAGTCTACCTTTCACGCTTTGACAAACATTTTCGCACAAGTCTCTTAGCGGTATTAAGAATTGAGCCAGTGGTATCAAATTTGTCATGAATGCAGTAAATGGTTTGTCTCTTTGGGGCTTGAGTACCAAAtgtttcaaccattttttttctaacgGTTTTAGCATTTTGAGACTTCCAATATTCTTTCAACTCTCATTTATTTGCATCAGTATTTAAATGATTTGCCATTATTgggttatctgaaaagaaaaaataccaaatttaaataaatttagttataaaatttaatataacacaaacgctatatagttataataaacaCCTTCGTTATAGCATAACCCTAACACACACCCTATTCCACCTAGTTTTGGTTCACCCTACACATATAATGTATCCATGGAAGTATTTCATATAATGGGTGGTCATAACTTGCAAGAACAGACATTCAGATCAGTTTTCACTACTTTCTGTCTCCTATGCCCAGTAATTTTTCGGATCCAGGATGCCTTTTCGTCATTGGTTATTACATAGCAGATTGCCCAGAATGAAATGGCCATCCTCTGGCCAGTACGATCTCACTCTTGTTCTGGAAGATTCCTGAAATTTACTGATTTCCTTTTTTGAAACCATTCTGACAATaagtaaaatgattttgtaattcagtttactttccgttgttgaaaaaaaaaacgttgccTATCTTCTATTGTCTGAAAACAAACAGATTACCTAACGCTATTCTAATACTAATTCCTCtaaaaaatataatctaatatGAATCTTGACTAACGTATTTCATGGGAAATCCGAAATTTAGTACAGAGTTGTGGTATTAAACATCGTTGTTTACATGAATTGTATTCTTACCCTTTTCACACTTTTTTGAACGTGTAACGGTCAAGCTACCCATCAGTTTTATTAAGGTTAATGATCAAAATGGGATTAAAGGATCAATAAATTACTAGTATATTTTCGCAGAAGTTTTTATTTACGGACAAAAAACTggtatatggatatacataaacTAAAATCATGACTTGGAGAAATGTTTGGAGGATGCTTCGTCTTGCTTTTCATTCAATCTCAATTTCTTTGTAACTGGAGAGGAGAGAATGACTTGAAAAGTGCTGTTACCGAAACAGCAAAGGTACGACATTACCCTAAGACTCCCttgcagaagaaaataagaatacaaGAATGACAGCAATAGGAAGTCCCTCACTGCTTAACATATTCCCTAACTAATGCACGCAAACTGACTGCAACTGAATGAGCCTCATAATTATTGCTTAATTGTTTacataagaaagtaaaaatacagaATAGAGCAGTTGAATTTCAGAAATGCGAAGGACAGAAGACAGGAAGGCAACACATTCATGTAAAACATAAGATGCAAATGAATTCTAAACCCTATGATGACATGATTggatgaagtttttgtttttctttataaaaatattttttctgaagtAGACAGATGTTTTTCACACACGAATTAACAATCAGATACAAAAAACGGATTCGAACACAAACATCATAAGGtgacaacaaacaaaatattatagaAGCAAGAGCCAAATAATTAAGACTGAAAAGATTAGAATAAGGAAGCTTCGAAGCTCAAAAAGATTGTGTGGAAGAAGGACAAGTTCAGGTGTAATGGTTGTAGCACCagcaaagaaagagaggaagtttTATTACCCGTTTTATGACAAGCACCGTGTCAGACGTGCACAGACTGGCAGCAAGGGGTTTGGAGTCTGTTTTCAAGTTAACAAATAAGCCTCATTTACTGCCGAGCCTCAAGGCACATTTGGTTAAAATAATTGGCTTTTTTATATTGGGGAGGTTTTCCAACGTTAAAGTTACAGCATAACCTCTCGAGTAATGGTCTAGCTTTATGACTGACGTATCTAACATACAATTGGCAACATTTTCAAGTACTGTCTTCAACTTTAAAGttaacagtaaaattaaaatatatttagtgTTCTTTCAAGAGCACTTACTATTTGGAATAGAAGTGAAGTAAAATACAATATTCTCAAACATAAAAAGTAAGTACTTGACTAGGGAGTATGGACAAGCTTTggtaaacatttgaaaaaaaaagataaaaattgcagaaacattcTTCTACCAACACGTTCAATGATGAAGATGTGTCAGTGGTATACTAATTTACAGTTTCAAAGACTTATAATGCTCTCACAGAGATTTTCGTAAACTGCAAGTTCTTATGTTTGGTGGGTGAATAAGCTGACTAATTGCTTTTACTGAAAAGGTGGCATATTTTCTGCTGATGGAGAAATCCCGGGGGATGACATACGCCTATGTTGGATACTACGGCCCACCGGTGTCATGTCATCGTCCTTGATGTTGAATTTTTCCAAAGCTCTTGCAATAGATCCATTGCAGATACCTCCCCAAGGTCTGGCACGGCTGCTGACATTTGGCTCAAGATGAACGGAATTTGATCTAGATCTTCCTCTGTTCTTTGAAGGCGTGGTAAATCCAGGCTGTATACTCAAAGATCTTCCTCTGCCCTTCCAGTCTGGATGGAGCTCTGTGTCTGTGCTGGGACTACGAGGTAGTGATTCATCTGGATCAACAGAACCTTCACTTCCTTCACTGATCATACTCCCAATGTCACTGCTTGTTGAAACTGACCTCACATATGATGGTACTATCGATTTCAACGAGAGGGTATCCTCCTCCTCTTGAATAACTGGAAGTTCTGTCGAACTTGCACTATCACAATTTGAGGAAGGCTCCCAAGCCTTTTCTGTCGATTCTGAAGTCTTCTTTTCTTCTACTGGCTGCTCggattcagttttaatttcactgttttctttttcattatttggctCACTCTCATTTGCAATGCAGGCATTCTGAATTGCTTCTATTATATCTTGTGTTCTCGTTTCTCCCTTCAAGTCAGTAACCGTGTTATCAGATTCATTGGATGCATTGCTTTCCATACTTCTGCTTCGATTTAAAGAGCTTGGCTCATCTAATGATACATAGGCCTCATCAATATCTGCTCGTACTTCCTGCTTCACAAAATTATCGTTGACATCTCCTCTCTGAGATTCTGGTTTACTATCATCCTGGAATATTCTAATTTCAGGTAGCTCCAAAGATGTGGGTCTCTTACGTCTGGTGCTAGTTCTTGGACTGTCTAAATTGCCCTCCACACTTTCCATGGATGAAGCCTTAGATACATCACTCCCTTCATCAGAATCTTTCTTACTTCTACTTTTCCTTGTTGGGGTTGTACTTCGTGGTCTTTCATGGGAAACTCCTAGGTTAATGCTATGTCTGCTGGTTTTCGACTTATCATTCAAGTTCACCCTATCAATATCAACAGAACCACGTCTTCTGCTACTAAAGCtacctctcctctcttctctctcttgcctttcaAGACGTTCTTGCTGTCTCTCGTGTCTTTCTGCTAAGCGCTGCTCTACGTGTGACACAGAACCTCTACGCCCTACTGGAGATGATGCTCCATCAGTTTTTTCTTGTGGCTTAATACTTGAACGAGTAACTACCTCTGGGTCAGAAACTGTGTggcttttctgtttttccttctcttctctttccctctctttcctctcttttcgtCGCCTCTGTGCAtctctcttcattctttcagCTCTGTTAACCTTGGGTATTTTCTGGGTGGGTTGTGGTTCTGGCTGTCTGTGGGTGTGGCGAGGGCATCTCTTATCACATACATCTCCACCACGTCCACCTCTTCCTCCACCACGAAGGCGAGCTTCACTTCCTATATCACTGATTGCTTTTGGAGTATCTTGTGTGATGATGAAACTGTTCATATTTGTATTATGTCTTGTAAGCCTGTCATTGTACTCTTCACTTCCTTTGGCAAATTTAGACTCAAAATACCCAAGCTTGTGAGTGCATTCGTCATCAATCTGATCAATGGCTGCAAGACTTTTGTACATTCTGCAAGGAATATCACTCTCCTTATCAGATGGTTCAATCATGGGTAAGCAAATATTATTGCAACTCTGGTACATAGCATTTTCTTGGTTGAGTTGTGAAAGAGCCGAAAGAACTTCAACTGATTGAGAGAAAGATCGAAGACCCATGAGCCTCTCTCGAGACTTGGAAAGCCCAAGCTTGACATCGAAAAGCCTTTCTCTTGattttgaaatggttttcttTAGATTAGACATCTGAATTCTCTCAGAAAGGACCTCGCGGGATTTAGACATGCTTTTCAGGCGATCTAAGTTAGGTCTATATGCACGAGACTCCTGCCTTTGTAGGGGCGTTTGAGGTACTGGTGGCATGGCAGTGACGGGGGAGGTGAGTGTAGATGTAGATTCGAAGAATGGGGGATACTGCTTGACTGGTGTGTTGGGATGGAATGGAGGAAGACCAATGTCTCGCGTTGGAGAAACAATTTCTGTTGGAGTTGCTGCAGTTACTGGCGTAGCTGGTGTTGACGTGGGTGGCACTGGTGCAGGTGGAAGACTAGGGTTAGCACTGGTTGCTGGTGTGCACAAAGCTGATGGCGGAATGTCTAAAGTGGTTGGTCGTTTTATATCCTTCTTCATCCAGGGGTGGCTGAGACATTCCCTTGCACTCATCCTTCTCCTGAAATGGATGTAATGTCATAATTATCACATAAAAAATCGTGAATTAACTGAATCGTGCAAAAGGGACTGCAGAAGAAACACTTAGAACCATTACCTAAAAGACCACTACGTTTCCTGAAGAACACAGACAAGCATATTactgttctctctccctctcttcctgaCACGCGTGTGTAGTTATTGTCAAAATGCATTCGAATTACTTGCTCGTATTTTTATCTTGACTAAAAAATAGTTTgtcttttaactatttatttttacacatctaACATTACCAGAACGTTTTAAGTAGTATATCtttgaatgaaaaacaagaattaatttaattttgatccGGTCACTATTAGTATGtaaaatgaaatgctttcaataaaaaagaatattatcccATACGTACCCTTAAagcatacataaacaaatatatacaaattataaaacaatggTCCGAACATCAGGTGGCTTTAGAGAAAAACATACTGTATCATTCATTGTTCTTTCCCTGTGCATAGCTCGAGGtctatctctttatctctttacTCGTAAATAAGAGTGACAAGAAGAAAAGGTTACTAAACTAGCAAAAGATGAATTATACATGAGGGCATGGATGTTTTGGGGCGAGATCttggaaaagtaagaaaaaagctAAAGATTCAAAGAGGCAATGAAACAAGATTACAGCACAAAAGAAGCTCGAGCACATGACGAGTTTTTGAGGTACCAGGTAGGTAAAAGGAATCTGTATGAAGTGTTACGAAAAAGGGTGAAGAAGAGTTAGAAAACAAACTGAGAGACGGGATAGAATGATTATGGATAATGAAAGGTTACAAAATGTTCGTGGGCAACATTCTAAGGGAGGTAAGGAACCTTAATAAGCGAAGGATGTgataaagaatgattaaaaaatggaTATGAGAGTAAAAGAGCCCAAGGCGATCAGTGCAGGTCCAAATCGGTTGACTGATTCGTGGATTTATGAAACTGAGGttatgaagccaagcactggggcactttgagCCAATGAACGCTTAAGACAATGAAGCCATTGTtgtaaatgatgaatgaatgtcGAAATCAAATTAAAGCTGAACTATTAGAGAAGTTAATCTAATAACGACACTGGAAATGATTATGGAAACGGGATTACCACAGCAAAAATGGTACAGAAAGGAAAGGCACGAAATGGTGGTGGAATTGCTAACGCTGCTAATTAAAGACCACGTCATGGAGGTGACAGCCTTATCTAAATAGCTGATTAATCTGTTAAAGTGCATGGAAAACTTGACTAATCTATGCAGACTGGCGCTACAATAACTGTGGTCATCGACACCTGGAAAACTCAtgagtgaaaaaagaaatttatgtacGATAAATTATAGAAtgtaattttaaggaaaaaagagGTTATTACATCACCGTTGCGGTTATCAGACGCTAAATGAAAAAAGAGTACAAATAATGACATGGAGCATTCTTGAGAGGTCATGTGATTCATGAGATGCTGACTGGAAATTTTGGGAATTTACTGTAAAGAGGTGTTGTAGGGAGTGACTGCTGTTTGTGGCCAAGGGAGTTAATGGTCACTGAGTTATGTCTGTATCTGTTCAAGATGTTCATGCATTTAGggattagagaattttttttgataaaatgaCGAAAAGAGAACATGCATATGAAGAAGGGAAAGCTGCCGTTAGGACGGTTTTTGActaggaatgaataaaaagattaatcaAGAAGTTAATGTTTGCAAGACTAAGAGACTACCCAGAACATATTTATACTAAACCCTTATATGCATGAAGACATACAGGTATATTTTAAAGATGTTTCAGGCGATGATGAAATGAGTATGTGCTATGGAGTAGATGGAATGTGGAATTCAACTTGCTTGTCATTACAGTGTAAATTAAAAAGTGGCCtctgttgaaataattttttctaatggAATATCTGATGTAAGAATGGTAGACACGGCGGAAAAACGAAAATGAGAAGAATGTGGCGATAGTGCTggcacaagtaaaaaaatgtcacAGTTTAAGGTGATTCGGTCTTGCGTGGGGATAGATTAGTACGATTTccgaaaaaatcattatttatgtatCAGAGGTTTTAAAAGCTGccagaaaaattaaaagtgtaATAAAACAGTTGTGGAAATGTCAGAGtgatctatctttttttttttttttttatctagcacATGACGCTCTACGTGCAAAAGGCTGGTGAGCTGCTAATAAGACCTCTGTGAAAGTTCATGAGGAAGACCTGGAGCTGTCTGAACTTTTGGCAAAACTTTTTCAATTTCTATGCGGTAGCTACTATAACGTTGATGAAACTATTTCGATTATCTCTGAAGCCAGCTACTTGGAGAGTGGATGTGTTTCCTTGAATTTTACATACATGAACATTCGTGTGTCAGTAACTCACAAGTTTGTTGATAATTAATTGTTTTAGTAATTTACGCTACAGCTGGAGAATTTGACATTATCTTGAATTTACAGAAGTTAATATGGAAAATTTTCGCACCACAAGAAAGCTACTCTTGGTTTAAGTGCATATAACTTTTAAGCTTAATAttcaatatatctaaaaatatgcaaaactgaaCACCTTATTAAAGCGAAGtaaggaatggatgaaaatagCCTGAAGACAGACGTATTTGTTTGGTTAactgcctctctctttttctctctttcacttaaCAAGCGAAAacaattttagttattaaatGCGGCTACGTAAGTGTCCTACAAGAAAGATCTGCTATCCCAAAGATCTTTGAAGTAATTTATTCGTCCCCAGCttgataaatatgaatatgtacatatttacagatatttGTTGAAAAGTCTAGAGAAAAGACATTTGCAGACATATTTCTAACTCGACCTTCATTCGCTCAGTCTCAAAATCTTTACAGACTTCATTATGAAGTGTTTTGTTGCAATAAAGAAATCTGACcgatatatttaatttctgtaaCTGAAGTATAGCGCTCAAATGAAGTGATGTCTGAAGTAAGCCTGCAATTTACTCTGGCTGAGATAACACCCAAGACTGCTACAAATACCAATCTTCCCCTCTAAACATTTACCTTAGTTCCGACTTACCGGCTTCTGGGCCCTACTGTAACACATCGCAAACACTGTCCGAACGTCAAGTATGTCACACATACTTACAGGTCTTGCCCGTGACATTAGGGAActcaaaagtaagaaaaacatgTTCAAAATAAGAGCAAAGGACAAATAAAagggataaatgaatgaaaaggatgaACGAGTGATGGATGAAGAGCTTAATGTGTAACGGCGAAGACACCAACTCGGGCTGTCTGAGCAAGAGACGCTTCATGAAGTCGATTGCTTCAGGGGAGATGTCTTCGAACAATTCTGCTGGGAAGTCGAGCTCTCCTCGCGAAATCTGAAGGAAGGTCTCCTGGTCGGAATCGCCGCCGAAGGGCAGGAATCCCGTCAGGAGGACGTACGTAAGGACACCCAAAGACCTGTCAAGTAGcgggaaaagttttaaaatctccCCTAAGATTTCGGTGGGGTTATGAAGgttataattaaacaaaaacaataatggcAATTCTAAGGAATGAAACGCTGCGAACACTATCACATTCACGTCCCCATACAGCTCGATCAAGatcacattttcctttatccTATGATTCAGTCCCTCCATATCCATTAAAAATCGTATACGGACTTATCAAAGGCACGAGTCCGTCCTTGCGTCTGTTACGCTTTATTAAGGTTTCTATAAAAACTACACAGTATCTCAGCTAACCTGACCTATCGTAGTGATCAATATTTCTACAGATTTGAATGATGACAGTTACTTGCAGGCCATGAGAATAAGGCACCAACTCAGACTGGTTTGGTCTTAACATTTAAAAGCAAGAGGCAAAGTATAATGCAGTTATCATTTCATAGCTGGGCAAGTTTTCCTAAACGTAATATTGCCGACTACAGGTACTCTGGTTATCAAAGTTATCCGGGATTTTGTTACTGATAACTTATGCCTATTATCACGTCTGGCTTTTGCATGTGTATGGTacacttcaaataaaatataGGTGAATTGATCAATTCAGAAAATAAGTAGATATTAGCTAAAGTGACGAAGACCGTTACTGTCACTACTAATCATGCCTTTCGTGGGCAATGAATTAAGAAAGTTAtgggacagctcatcacgattTCAGGAATTTTATGCCGTTTAACGGCTATAAGATAAAAAGTGAGATCAATAATAGTATACACTAACTGTACACTTTTTGTACACGCACACAGATATTCACAAGCAATAACTGTTCTGAGAAGAAAGGTAAAACTGGCCAACAACCATATAACTAAATCATATTGCTTGGCCAAAGACATTAGGTAAGTTAACATTTCGATGTGGCAttaatgggggggggggtttcctCAGTCACCCCTTCCTTTTCTACTTACCACATATCAGTTTTCTTTGTGATGGGTTCGTAATGGAGAATTTCGGGAGCTGTTGGacgaaaaaaagaggaaaatgataattttaaatacatatatgttaataaatgttaaaaatatacatgGAATAAGGACTAACATTATCTAATCATTTTTTTCCGCTTGgttatatatgaatgttaaaatacattaaatatcgTTACTAAGAGTTCTTTGTCGCAAAGCAGCGAAAAGTGGATTTTCAGATATTATGCAGACTGAGGCTCAAAATACAACAATAATGCTGATGTACTCAAATTGCTTATTAAAGtttcttaaaaactaaaaattttattttatttcaaccgTTTATTGTCATTGCACAtcaaaatgtcatatataatgttttatctaAAACAGCAGTGAATGAAAGTTCACCCTCTCACTAAAACTGCTGTATAGTATTACTAATAGTGACGCCT is part of the Macrobrachium rosenbergii isolate ZJJX-2024 chromosome 41, ASM4041242v1, whole genome shotgun sequence genome and encodes:
- the LOC136826632 gene encoding uncharacterized protein isoform X1 codes for the protein MRLGDAGDGVDGSSVDLGRLSLGYGQWSVDPDTGVLSVTEATLARLINTDPIDRWYILDPEPIARGQFAVVYHCRHRITGEEFAAKFSSRWRMGADCTADIIHEVAVCAMLKPTNRTIQLQDVFSTDTELVLVMEYAAGGDLQTLLDEDRVPYERDVISFTRQLLEGLVFIHDQNIVHLDIKPQNLVLMGEFPDCAVKLCDFEISRMLTPGREVREILGTPDYVAPEILHYEPITKKTDMWSLGVLTYVLLTGFLPFGGDSDQETFLQISRGELDFPAELFEDISPEAIDFMKRLLLRQPERRMSARECLSHPWMKKDIKRPTTLDIPPSALCTPATSANPSLPPAPVPPTSTPATPVTAATPTEIVSPTRDIGLPPFHPNTPVKQYPPFFESTSTLTSPVTAMPPVPQTPLQRQESRAYRPNLDRLKSMSKSREVLSERIQMSNLKKTISKSRERLFDVKLGLSKSRERLMGLRSFSQSVEVLSALSQLNQENAMYQSCNNICLPMIEPSDKESDIPCRMYKSLAAIDQIDDECTHKLGYFESKFAKGSEEYNDRLTRHNTNMNSFIITQDTPKAISDIGSEARLRGGGRGGRGGDVCDKRCPRHTHRQPEPQPTQKIPKVNRAERMKRDAQRRRKERKEREREEKEKQKSHTVSDPEVVTRSSIKPQEKTDGASSPVGRRGSVSHVEQRLAERHERQQERLERQEREERRGSFSSRRRGSVDIDRVNLNDKSKTSRHSINLGVSHERPRSTTPTRKSRSKKDSDEGSDVSKASSMESVEGNLDSPRTSTRRKRPTSLELPEIRIFQDDSKPESQRGDVNDNFVKQEVRADIDEAYVSLDEPSSLNRSRSMESNASNESDNTVTDLKGETRTQDIIEAIQNACIANESEPNNEKENSEIKTESEQPVEEKKTSESTEKAWEPSSNCDSASSTELPVIQEEEDTLSLKSIVPSYVRSVSTSSDIGSMISEGSEGSVDPDESLPRSPSTDTELHPDWKGRGRSLSIQPGFTTPSKNRGRSRSNSVHLEPNVSSRARPWGGICNGSIARALEKFNIKDDDMTPVGRSIQHRRMSSPGISPSAENMPPFQ
- the LOC136826632 gene encoding uncharacterized protein isoform X2, which gives rise to MNPYSPCSDCRAKRRLKVVLCTRRSTSAYYSTLRGQFAVVYHCRHRITGEEFAAKFSSRWRMGADCTADIIHEVAVCAMLKPTNRTIQLQDVFSTDTELVLVMEYAAGGDLQTLLDEDRVPYERDVISFTRQLLEGLVFIHDQNIVHLDIKPQNLVLMGEFPDCAVKLCDFEISRMLTPGREVREILGTPDYVAPEILHYEPITKKTDMWSLGVLTYVLLTGFLPFGGDSDQETFLQISRGELDFPAELFEDISPEAIDFMKRLLLRQPERRMSARECLSHPWMKKDIKRPTTLDIPPSALCTPATSANPSLPPAPVPPTSTPATPVTAATPTEIVSPTRDIGLPPFHPNTPVKQYPPFFESTSTLTSPVTAMPPVPQTPLQRQESRAYRPNLDRLKSMSKSREVLSERIQMSNLKKTISKSRERLFDVKLGLSKSRERLMGLRSFSQSVEVLSALSQLNQENAMYQSCNNICLPMIEPSDKESDIPCRMYKSLAAIDQIDDECTHKLGYFESKFAKGSEEYNDRLTRHNTNMNSFIITQDTPKAISDIGSEARLRGGGRGGRGGDVCDKRCPRHTHRQPEPQPTQKIPKVNRAERMKRDAQRRRKERKEREREEKEKQKSHTVSDPEVVTRSSIKPQEKTDGASSPVGRRGSVSHVEQRLAERHERQQERLERQEREERRGSFSSRRRGSVDIDRVNLNDKSKTSRHSINLGVSHERPRSTTPTRKSRSKKDSDEGSDVSKASSMESVEGNLDSPRTSTRRKRPTSLELPEIRIFQDDSKPESQRGDVNDNFVKQEVRADIDEAYVSLDEPSSLNRSRSMESNASNESDNTVTDLKGETRTQDIIEAIQNACIANESEPNNEKENSEIKTESEQPVEEKKTSESTEKAWEPSSNCDSASSTELPVIQEEEDTLSLKSIVPSYVRSVSTSSDIGSMISEGSEGSVDPDESLPRSPSTDTELHPDWKGRGRSLSIQPGFTTPSKNRGRSRSNSVHLEPNVSSRARPWGGICNGSIARALEKFNIKDDDMTPVGRSIQHRRMSSPGISPSAENMPPFQ